In Desulfarculaceae bacterium, the following are encoded in one genomic region:
- a CDS encoding MBL fold metallo-hydrolase: protein MGLTFCSLASGSKGNCIYVSAGESALLIDCGLSAKQTILRLEARGLPSHKIKAILITHEHGDHIRGLRVLAKRLNAVAVATPATWAATKDRKGTRHQPMEAGSTFSLNGLEVHPFTVSHDAVDPVGLVISAGAARLGVCTDLGKVTGLVTQRLGGCGGLILEHNHDPEMLSSGSYPPWLKQRVRGPQGHLSNQEGAGLLAELCHAGLKQVLLAHISQQNNLPHLAEAAAKAALAPGGHAPGLAAADQDQPSLVFEI from the coding sequence ATGGGGCTCACCTTCTGCTCCCTGGCCAGCGGCTCCAAGGGCAACTGCATCTACGTGTCCGCCGGGGAGAGCGCCCTGCTCATCGACTGCGGGCTCAGCGCCAAGCAGACCATCCTCCGCCTGGAGGCGCGCGGCCTGCCCTCCCACAAAATCAAAGCCATTCTCATCACCCACGAGCACGGCGACCACATCCGGGGCCTGCGGGTTTTGGCCAAGCGCCTGAACGCCGTGGCCGTGGCCACCCCGGCCACCTGGGCGGCCACCAAGGACAGGAAGGGGACGCGCCACCAGCCCATGGAGGCGGGCTCCACCTTCAGCCTCAACGGCTTGGAGGTGCATCCCTTCACCGTGTCCCACGACGCGGTGGACCCGGTGGGCCTGGTGATCAGCGCGGGAGCGGCCCGCCTGGGGGTGTGCACCGACTTGGGGAAGGTCACCGGTCTGGTGACCCAGCGCCTGGGCGGCTGCGGCGGCCTCATCCTGGAGCACAACCACGACCCCGAGATGCTGTCCTCGGGCTCCTATCCGCCCTGGCTGAAGCAGCGGGTGCGCGGGCCGCAGGGGCATTTGTCCAACCAGGAAGGGGCCGGGCTTCTGGCCGAGCTTTGCCACGCGGGGCTCAAGCAGGTGCTCCTGGCCCACATCTCCCAGCAGAACAACCTGCCCCACCTGGCCGAGGCCGCCGCCAAGGCCGCCCTGGCCCCGGGCGGGCACGCCCCCGGCCTGGCCGCTGCGGATCAGGACCAGCCCAGCTTGGTATTCGAGATTTAG
- the dut gene encoding dUTP diphosphatase: MSRPKVLVKRLPHGEGLKLPAYESELAAGLDLPAALDEPLTIDPRDIVMVPTGLALAIPAGYEGQVRPRSGLAIKKGLTVVNAPGTIDADYRGEVKVGLVNLGPEAVVLQRGDRIAQLVIAPVVQAELAEAGELPDTQRGEGGFGSTG; encoded by the coding sequence ATGAGCCGCCCCAAGGTCTTGGTCAAGCGGCTGCCTCACGGCGAGGGGCTCAAGCTCCCGGCCTACGAGAGCGAGCTGGCCGCCGGCCTGGACCTGCCCGCCGCCCTGGACGAGCCCCTGACCATCGATCCCCGCGACATCGTGATGGTGCCCACCGGCCTGGCCCTGGCCATACCGGCGGGCTATGAGGGACAGGTGCGGCCCCGCTCCGGCCTGGCCATCAAAAAGGGCCTCACCGTGGTCAACGCGCCGGGCACCATCGACGCGGACTATCGCGGCGAGGTCAAGGTGGGCCTGGTCAACCTGGGCCCCGAAGCCGTGGTGCTTCAGCGGGGTGACCGCATCGCCCAGTTGGTCATCGCGCCGGTGGTGCAGGCCGAGCTGGCCGAGGCCGGCGAGCTGCCCGACACCCAACGGGGCGAGGGCGGCTTCGGCAGCACGGGATAA
- a CDS encoding insulinase family protein: MINKTTLDNGVRVVTERLEHAYSVTAGLWMEVGSRDEEPTQGGISHFIEHMAFKGTAKRDALAIARELDRMGGMANAFTSKEVTCFHARTLAELLPEIADLLTDIFLFPAYPAAELERERQVIMQEICAVEDTPDELVHVMFGQDFLPGHPLGRPVLGTTESVSAVSREDLVDYLATSYVPSKLVVSAVGDLEHERLLDLLAPALSGLPMGEGRNHRQPPEPRPGLWVHQRDSEQVHVAMGAPGPSVVDPDRFAAALLNVILGGNMSSRLFQEVREKRGLAYAVYSYLSSYSDAGLFGVYLGVAPGRSPEALKVVKDEMARLAVEPVGEEELAHAKEHTKGSILLAAENSDSRMSRLARSEYNFGREVPMEEVVANIEAVTVDDLTRIAAQCLDPTKLGITVLGPADADGLAAEAGA, translated from the coding sequence GTGATCAACAAAACCACACTGGATAACGGAGTCCGCGTTGTCACCGAGAGGCTGGAACACGCCTACTCGGTGACCGCGGGCTTGTGGATGGAGGTCGGCTCCCGCGACGAGGAGCCGACCCAAGGCGGCATCAGCCACTTCATCGAGCACATGGCCTTCAAGGGCACCGCCAAGCGCGATGCCCTGGCCATTGCCCGTGAGCTGGACCGCATGGGGGGCATGGCCAACGCCTTCACCTCCAAGGAAGTGACCTGCTTCCACGCCCGCACCCTGGCCGAGCTTCTGCCCGAGATCGCCGACCTGCTCACCGACATCTTCCTGTTCCCGGCCTACCCGGCCGCCGAGCTGGAGCGCGAGCGCCAGGTGATCATGCAGGAGATCTGCGCGGTGGAGGATACCCCCGACGAGCTGGTGCACGTCATGTTCGGCCAGGACTTCCTGCCCGGCCACCCCCTGGGGCGGCCGGTGCTGGGCACCACCGAGAGCGTGAGCGCGGTGAGCCGCGAGGACCTGGTGGACTATCTGGCCACCTCTTACGTGCCCTCCAAGCTGGTGGTCTCGGCCGTCGGCGACCTGGAGCACGAGCGTCTGCTGGATCTGTTGGCCCCGGCCCTTTCGGGCCTGCCCATGGGCGAAGGGCGCAACCACCGCCAGCCGCCCGAGCCCCGGCCCGGCCTGTGGGTGCACCAGCGCGACAGCGAGCAGGTGCACGTGGCCATGGGGGCTCCCGGCCCCTCGGTGGTGGACCCGGACCGTTTCGCCGCCGCTCTGCTCAATGTGATCCTGGGCGGCAACATGAGCTCGCGGCTGTTCCAGGAGGTGCGCGAGAAGCGCGGCCTGGCCTACGCGGTGTACAGCTATCTCAGTTCCTACAGCGACGCCGGGCTCTTCGGGGTCTATTTGGGCGTGGCCCCGGGCCGCTCGCCCGAGGCGCTCAAGGTGGTCAAGGACGAGATGGCCCGCCTGGCCGTGGAGCCGGTGGGCGAGGAGGAGCTGGCCCACGCCAAGGAGCACACCAAGGGCTCCATCCTCCTGGCCGCCGAGAACTCGGACAGCCGCATGTCCCGCCTGGCCCGCAGCGAATACAACTTCGGCCGCGAGGTTCCCATGGAAGAGGTGGTGGCCAACATCGAGGCGGTGACGGTGGACGACCTCACCCGCATCGCGGCCCAGTGCCTGGACCCCACCAAACTGGGTATCACCGTTTTGGGCCCGGCCGACGCCGATGGCCTGGCCGCGGAGGCCGGGGCATGA
- the pnp gene encoding polyribonucleotide nucleotidyltransferase, with product MVKKVSATINGRELTIETGKIAKQAGGAVMVTYGETVVLVTATGDTNMREGIDFLPLTVDYQELAYAAGRIPGNFFRREMGRPSEKETLTSRLIDRPVRPRMPKGWTYETQIIANVYSADKVNEPDVLALTGASAALCISDVPFDGPTAGVRVGRVDGQFVVNPTADERAKSDLDLIVAGSRDAVVMVEGGSELLPEDVVLEGIWFGHEQLQPLLDIQEELAAAVGKPKREFTKPVEDTELKAKVAELAAEGVKKVLSTVPKLERYAVKRQVKKDVVAALGEEAAGREGKVKDMVEHLVSDGMRNMILDQGRRVDGRDFVTVRPVSCEVGLLPRTHGSALFTRGETQAIVTTTLGTSGDEQRIESVTKEDSFRDFLLHYNFPPFCVGEARMLRGPGRREIGHGALARRSLQKVLPAKDGFPYTIRVVSDITESNGSSSMASVCGGSLSMMDAGVPTKAAVAGVAMGLIKEGDKTAVLTDIVGDEDHLGDMDFKVTGSSEGVAAVQMDIKISGISKEIMGQALAQAKDGRLHILGKMAEAINNPRGDISDWAPRITTIKIPVERIKDIIGPGGKIIRGMQMETGAKIDVEDDGTVHVAAVDGAAGKKALAMIKDLTQEVEAGAVYEGTVVKIMDFGAFVEILPGRDGLVHISELDHTRVRAVTDVLKEGDKVKVKVLGVDDRGKVRLSRKALLPPPEGGEVQNDRPSGGRPPRGASRPRRD from the coding sequence ATGGTTAAGAAGGTATCGGCGACCATCAACGGTCGCGAGTTGACGATCGAGACTGGCAAGATTGCCAAGCAGGCCGGCGGCGCGGTTATGGTCACCTACGGCGAGACCGTGGTGCTGGTTACCGCCACCGGCGACACCAACATGCGCGAGGGCATCGACTTCTTGCCCCTCACCGTGGATTACCAGGAGCTGGCCTACGCCGCCGGACGCATTCCCGGCAACTTCTTCCGCCGCGAGATGGGCCGCCCCAGCGAGAAAGAAACCCTGACCAGCCGGCTCATCGACCGGCCGGTGCGTCCGCGCATGCCCAAGGGTTGGACCTACGAGACCCAGATCATCGCCAACGTCTATTCGGCCGACAAGGTCAACGAACCCGACGTGCTGGCCCTCACCGGCGCTTCGGCCGCCCTGTGCATCAGCGACGTGCCCTTCGACGGGCCCACGGCCGGCGTGCGGGTGGGCCGGGTCGACGGCCAGTTCGTGGTAAACCCCACCGCCGATGAGCGCGCCAAGAGCGACCTGGACCTCATCGTGGCCGGCAGCCGCGACGCGGTGGTCATGGTGGAAGGCGGCTCCGAGCTGCTGCCCGAGGACGTGGTCCTGGAGGGCATCTGGTTCGGCCACGAGCAGTTGCAGCCCCTGCTGGACATCCAGGAGGAGCTGGCCGCCGCGGTGGGCAAGCCCAAGCGCGAGTTCACCAAGCCGGTGGAGGACACCGAGCTCAAGGCCAAGGTGGCCGAGCTGGCCGCCGAGGGCGTCAAAAAGGTTCTGTCCACCGTGCCCAAGCTGGAGCGCTACGCGGTCAAGCGGCAGGTGAAAAAGGACGTCGTCGCCGCCCTGGGCGAAGAGGCCGCCGGCCGCGAAGGCAAGGTCAAGGACATGGTGGAGCATCTGGTCTCCGACGGGATGCGCAACATGATCCTGGACCAGGGCCGCCGGGTGGACGGCCGCGACTTCGTCACGGTACGCCCGGTTTCCTGCGAGGTGGGCCTGTTGCCCCGCACCCACGGCTCGGCCCTGTTCACCCGGGGCGAGACCCAGGCCATCGTGACCACCACCCTGGGCACCAGCGGCGACGAGCAGCGCATCGAGTCGGTCACCAAGGAAGACTCCTTCCGTGACTTCCTGTTGCACTACAACTTCCCGCCCTTCTGCGTGGGCGAGGCCCGCATGCTCCGGGGCCCCGGCCGCCGCGAGATCGGCCACGGCGCCCTGGCCCGGCGCAGCCTGCAAAAGGTGCTGCCGGCCAAGGACGGCTTCCCCTACACCATCCGCGTGGTCAGCGACATCACCGAGTCCAACGGCTCGTCGTCCATGGCCAGCGTGTGCGGCGGGTCCTTGTCCATGATGGACGCGGGCGTGCCCACCAAGGCGGCGGTGGCCGGCGTGGCCATGGGCCTGATCAAGGAAGGCGACAAGACCGCGGTGCTCACCGACATCGTGGGCGACGAGGACCATCTGGGCGACATGGACTTCAAGGTCACCGGCTCCAGCGAGGGCGTGGCCGCCGTGCAGATGGACATCAAGATTAGCGGCATCTCCAAGGAGATCATGGGCCAGGCCCTGGCCCAGGCCAAGGACGGCCGCCTGCACATCCTGGGCAAGATGGCCGAGGCCATCAACAACCCCCGGGGCGACATCAGCGACTGGGCCCCGCGCATCACCACCATCAAGATCCCGGTGGAGCGCATCAAGGACATCATCGGCCCCGGCGGCAAGATCATCCGCGGCATGCAGATGGAGACCGGCGCCAAGATCGATGTCGAGGACGACGGCACGGTGCACGTGGCCGCCGTGGACGGCGCGGCCGGCAAGAAGGCCCTGGCCATGATCAAGGACCTCACCCAGGAGGTGGAGGCCGGCGCGGTGTACGAAGGCACCGTGGTCAAGATCATGGACTTCGGCGCGTTCGTGGAGATCCTTCCCGGCCGCGACGGCCTGGTGCACATCTCCGAGCTGGACCACACCCGCGTGCGCGCGGTCACCGACGTGCTCAAGGAAGGCGACAAGGTCAAGGTGAAGGTGCTGGGCGTGGACGACCGCGGCAAGGTGCGCCTGAGCCGCAAGGCCCTGCTGCCGCCTCCCGAGGGTGGCGAGGTGCAAAACGACCGTCCGAGCGGCGGCCGTCCTCCCCGAGGCGCCAGCCGTCCCAGGCGCGACTAA
- the rpsO gene encoding 30S ribosomal protein S15 produces the protein MVLTPEDKGAIVGKFQRKPGDTGSPEVQIALLSERIKYLTEHFKVHKKDHHSRRGLLKLVGQRRRMLNYLKRKDIERYRAVIKELGIRK, from the coding sequence GTGGTACTGACCCCGGAAGACAAAGGCGCTATTGTCGGCAAGTTTCAGCGTAAACCGGGCGACACCGGCTCGCCGGAGGTGCAGATCGCCCTTCTGAGCGAGCGAATCAAGTATCTGACCGAGCACTTCAAGGTCCACAAGAAGGACCATCATTCACGACGTGGCCTGCTGAAGCTGGTGGGCCAGCGCCGCCGTATGCTCAACTACCTCAAGCGTAAAGACATTGAGCGTTACCGCGCGGTTATCAAGGAGCTGGGCATCCGTAAGTAG
- the truB gene encoding tRNA pseudouridine(55) synthase TruB, translating to MSRRKKAAFFTDGVLVVDKPAGPTSHDVVQKLRRRYKPSKLGHAGTLDPFATGVLVLLFNRATRMAGLLGTGDKLYAGVVSLGAAMDTGDPTGQVIAEAPVPELNEAMAAAALKALEGEREQAPPAYSAAKHQGRPLYAYAREGVEVKKPPRPITVHQARLTGLEPGEIAFEMLCSRGTYVRSLAEDLAKDLGTVGHLKSLTRLASAPFALNEAMGLDEALDLGPEGLSEKMIPLGEALARCGLPVVEVDEDLAWRLRQGEIIPRAELTGNDDSAATGPFRVEREGELVAVLRWLEPGEKRPGRDYESLRVFAEPPDARLQNETSASAMGAE from the coding sequence GTGAGCCGCCGCAAGAAAGCGGCCTTTTTCACCGACGGCGTGTTGGTGGTGGACAAGCCCGCCGGGCCCACCAGCCACGACGTGGTGCAAAAGCTACGTCGGCGCTACAAGCCCTCCAAGCTGGGCCACGCCGGCACCCTGGACCCTTTTGCCACCGGCGTGTTGGTGCTGTTGTTCAACCGGGCCACCCGCATGGCGGGCCTGTTGGGCACCGGCGACAAGCTCTACGCCGGGGTGGTGAGCCTGGGCGCGGCCATGGACACCGGCGACCCCACCGGCCAGGTGATCGCCGAAGCTCCGGTGCCCGAGCTGAACGAGGCCATGGCTGCCGCCGCGCTTAAGGCCCTGGAGGGCGAGCGCGAGCAGGCCCCGCCGGCCTATTCGGCGGCCAAGCACCAGGGCAGGCCGCTCTACGCCTATGCCCGCGAGGGCGTGGAGGTGAAAAAGCCGCCCCGGCCCATAACGGTGCACCAGGCGCGGCTCACCGGCCTGGAGCCGGGCGAGATCGCCTTTGAGATGCTCTGCTCGCGGGGCACCTACGTGCGCTCCCTGGCCGAGGACCTGGCCAAGGACCTGGGCACCGTGGGGCATCTGAAGAGCCTCACCCGCCTGGCCTCGGCGCCCTTTGCCTTGAACGAGGCAATGGGCCTGGACGAGGCCCTGGACCTAGGGCCCGAGGGGCTGAGCGAGAAGATGATCCCCCTGGGCGAGGCCCTGGCCCGTTGCGGCCTGCCCGTGGTGGAGGTGGACGAAGATTTGGCCTGGCGGCTGAGGCAAGGGGAGATCATTCCCCGGGCCGAGCTGACGGGCAACGACGATTCGGCCGCGACCGGCCCTTTCCGCGTGGAGCGGGAGGGCGAGCTGGTGGCGGTGTTGCGGTGGCTGGAGCCCGGCGAAAAACGGCCCGGCCGCGACTACGAGAGCCTAAGAGTATTTGCCGAGCCGCCCGATGCGCGGCTCCAGAACGAAACATCTGCGTCGGCCATGGGGGCCGAGTAG
- a CDS encoding bifunctional oligoribonuclease/PAP phosphatase NrnA, translating to MMREVVQALAGAQRVLLVSHLLPDGDALGSSLGLMHLLAAQGKEVKVYSAGPIPEEYEFMPGMESVQNDLPGKDWVELAVLLDCHQPERTGERSAPYLAKLPNVAVIDHHQGEASVGQAVWVDPGFAATCELLAEMAHAEGWSMSPEAATCLFVGVQTDTGSFRYSNTTPRCLRAAARLIEAGAEAWAISQEVYATRPKRLRILGRIMDSLELMRGGRLAYSQITLAELNRVEGGPADLEQAVETLRLIPGVEVSALLRETPSGAIKVSMRSRGKVDVSRVAIALGGGGHKNAAGVTLEGNLAGVRRQILGLLEQGLEQLS from the coding sequence ATGATGCGCGAGGTGGTCCAGGCCTTGGCCGGGGCCCAGCGGGTGCTGCTGGTATCCCACCTGCTGCCCGACGGCGACGCCTTGGGATCGTCCCTGGGGCTGATGCACCTGCTCGCCGCCCAGGGCAAAGAGGTGAAGGTTTACAGCGCCGGGCCCATCCCCGAGGAATACGAGTTCATGCCGGGCATGGAGAGCGTGCAGAACGATCTGCCCGGCAAGGATTGGGTGGAGCTGGCCGTGCTGTTGGACTGTCACCAGCCCGAGCGCACCGGCGAGCGTAGTGCGCCGTATTTGGCCAAGCTCCCCAACGTGGCGGTGATCGACCACCACCAGGGAGAGGCCAGCGTCGGCCAAGCGGTTTGGGTGGACCCGGGATTCGCGGCCACCTGCGAGCTCTTGGCCGAGATGGCCCACGCCGAGGGCTGGAGCATGAGCCCCGAGGCGGCCACCTGCTTGTTCGTGGGAGTGCAGACCGACACCGGGTCGTTCCGCTACTCCAACACCACTCCCCGCTGCCTGCGCGCGGCGGCCCGCCTCATCGAGGCCGGGGCCGAGGCGTGGGCCATAAGCCAGGAGGTCTACGCCACCCGGCCCAAGCGCCTGCGCATCCTGGGCCGGATCATGGACAGCCTGGAGCTGATGCGGGGCGGCCGCCTGGCCTACAGCCAGATCACCCTGGCCGAGCTGAATCGGGTGGAAGGCGGGCCGGCCGATCTGGAGCAGGCGGTGGAGACGCTCAGGCTCATCCCCGGCGTCGAGGTCTCGGCCCTGCTGCGCGAGACCCCCAGCGGAGCCATCAAGGTTTCCATGCGCTCCCGGGGCAAGGTGGACGTGAGCCGGGTGGCCATCGCCCTGGGCGGCGGGGGCCACAAGAACGCGGCCGGGGTGACCCTGGAGGGCAACCTGGCCGGGGTGCGCCGCCAGATCTTGGGCCTGCTGGAGCAGGGCCTGGAGCAGCTCTCGTGA
- the rbfA gene encoding 30S ribosome-binding factor RbfA: MGTRRTKRLGNLIQAELGELLLRRVKDPRVASVAVTAVDVSPDLSQAKVFFSLLDHEQHEAALAGLNAAAGFLRRELAARLRLKSIPRLVPVYDDSQVKGAHLEQVLREARAQDQAAAQARGEDEPEGSA, from the coding sequence GTGGGCACCCGCCGCACCAAACGACTGGGCAACCTGATCCAGGCCGAGTTGGGCGAGCTGCTGCTGCGGCGGGTCAAGGACCCCCGGGTGGCTTCGGTGGCGGTGACCGCGGTGGATGTCAGCCCCGACCTCAGCCAGGCCAAGGTGTTTTTCAGCTTGCTGGACCACGAGCAGCACGAGGCGGCCCTGGCCGGTCTCAACGCAGCCGCCGGTTTCCTGCGCCGCGAGCTGGCCGCCCGCCTGCGCCTCAAGAGCATCCCCCGCCTGGTGCCGGTCTACGACGACTCCCAGGTAAAGGGGGCGCATCTGGAGCAGGTGCTGAGGGAAGCCCGCGCCCAGGACCAGGCCGCGGCCCAGGCCCGGGGCGAGGACGAGCCGGAGGGCTCGGCATGA
- a CDS encoding DUF503 domain-containing protein codes for MVVGAMTITLHLGQGGSLKAKRKVVRSLTDRVRARFNAAAAEVGAQELWQRIELGFTVCGNETAHVDGQMEAIRRFVERLALAEITDVRQELINLKEMTWAPAAPNDWAT; via the coding sequence ATGGTGGTGGGCGCGATGACCATAACCTTGCACCTGGGCCAGGGCGGCAGCCTCAAGGCCAAGCGCAAGGTGGTGCGCAGCCTCACCGACCGGGTGCGGGCCCGCTTCAACGCGGCCGCCGCCGAGGTGGGGGCCCAGGAACTGTGGCAGCGCATCGAGCTGGGCTTCACCGTGTGCGGCAATGAGACGGCCCACGTGGACGGCCAGATGGAGGCCATCCGGCGCTTTGTGGAGCGCTTGGCTTTGGCCGAGATCACCGACGTGCGCCAGGAGCTGATCAACCTCAAGGAGATGACGTGGGCACCCGCCGCACCAAACGACTGGGCAACCTGA
- the infB gene encoding translation initiation factor IF-2: MAKMRVYELAKELKLDNRELVRQMLDMGMDVRNHMSTLTPDEAQTVRDRLKAERSEVVEEKRVTTRVIRRRRKKVEPEAGAEGVDEAMEAAEEEGEAAEAPEEEALAAAPESAPAEAKAEPEPEAEPEPQPEPEPESEPAPAEPKAEAAPEPEPEPEPEPEPEPKPEPEPEPEPEPEPEPKPEPEPEPEAEPKLEPKPEPKPEAKPEAKSEPKADPKAEPKPKKAKVVRPKRSEDAPARIISKPTKPVAPIGDRWREDSRPAPAARRGGPRPGPGAPAAPGEIPPPDKSDGRPRRRKKGKKGQVPSDDVLMRKAGSKRKSILDKDALYGGKPSRGRRRGVAAKKAMKTELTTPKAIKRRIKVTEAITVGELAKRMGVKAADMVGRLMKMGMMVTLNQSLDVDDAAIVAAEFGFEIESVGFAEEGLLEQDQDRPEDMQGRPPVVTIMGHVDHGKTSLLDTIRHADVVSGEAGGITQHIGAYDVHLADGGHVVFLDTPGHEAFTQMRSRGAQVTDVVVLVVAADDGIMEQTKEAINHSKAAEVPIIVAVNKIDKPGADPERARRELSDHGLIPEDWGGDTIVVDVSAKTGQGVDSLLEMLQLQSEVLELTANPDKPARGHILEAHLDKGRGPVGTVLVREGTLKNGDSFVCGTFAGKVRSMLDDRGKPVDSAGPSIPVEVQGFGGVPEAGDEFAVVENDKVARQIADHRSLKKREAELSAKTKTSLEGFFEQMAEGAVQELKLVVKADVQGSVEALVDALGKLGNEEVRVNVIHSATGAINESDVMLASASDAIVIGFNVRPMGKVSEVAEAERVDIRAYEVIYQILDDVTAALTGMLAPEFKEEVIGRAEVRDTFGVPKIGTVAGSYVTDGKVTRGANVRLLRDGVVIANTKVSSLRRFKDDVKEVAQGFECGIGLENYNDIKVGDVIEFYVIHEVAATL, translated from the coding sequence ATGGCCAAAATGCGGGTTTATGAGCTGGCCAAGGAACTCAAGCTCGACAATCGGGAACTGGTGCGCCAGATGCTCGATATGGGCATGGACGTTCGCAACCACATGAGCACCCTCACACCGGATGAGGCTCAGACGGTGCGCGACAGGCTCAAAGCCGAACGCAGCGAGGTGGTGGAAGAGAAGCGGGTGACCACGCGGGTCATTCGCCGCCGCCGCAAGAAGGTGGAGCCCGAGGCGGGCGCTGAAGGCGTTGACGAGGCCATGGAGGCCGCCGAGGAAGAAGGCGAGGCCGCCGAAGCTCCGGAGGAGGAGGCCCTGGCGGCCGCTCCGGAGAGCGCCCCGGCCGAGGCCAAGGCCGAGCCCGAGCCCGAAGCCGAACCCGAGCCTCAGCCGGAACCGGAGCCCGAGTCCGAGCCGGCCCCGGCCGAGCCCAAGGCCGAAGCCGCCCCCGAGCCCGAGCCGGAGCCGGAGCCCGAGCCGGAACCCGAGCCCAAGCCCGAGCCGGAGCCCGAGCCGGAACCCGAGCCCGAGCCGGAGCCCAAGCCGGAACCCGAGCCCGAGCCGGAGGCCGAGCCCAAACTGGAGCCCAAGCCGGAGCCCAAGCCCGAAGCCAAGCCCGAAGCCAAATCCGAGCCCAAGGCCGACCCCAAGGCCGAGCCCAAGCCCAAGAAGGCCAAGGTGGTGCGGCCCAAGCGCAGCGAGGACGCCCCGGCCCGCATCATCAGCAAGCCCACCAAGCCCGTGGCGCCCATCGGCGACCGCTGGCGCGAGGATTCGCGTCCGGCCCCGGCCGCCCGCAGGGGCGGGCCCCGTCCCGGCCCGGGCGCGCCCGCGGCCCCCGGCGAGATTCCCCCGCCGGACAAAAGCGACGGCCGTCCCCGCCGCCGCAAGAAGGGCAAGAAGGGCCAGGTGCCCTCCGACGACGTGCTCATGCGTAAGGCGGGCAGCAAGCGCAAGTCGATCCTGGACAAGGACGCTCTCTACGGCGGAAAGCCCTCCCGGGGCCGCCGCCGGGGCGTGGCCGCCAAAAAGGCCATGAAGACCGAGCTGACCACTCCCAAGGCCATCAAGCGCCGCATCAAGGTCACCGAGGCCATCACCGTGGGCGAGCTGGCCAAGCGCATGGGCGTCAAGGCCGCGGACATGGTGGGCCGCCTGATGAAGATGGGCATGATGGTCACCCTGAACCAGTCCCTGGACGTGGACGACGCGGCCATCGTGGCCGCCGAGTTCGGCTTCGAGATCGAAAGCGTGGGCTTCGCCGAAGAGGGCCTGCTGGAGCAGGACCAGGATCGTCCCGAAGACATGCAGGGGCGTCCCCCGGTGGTCACCATCATGGGCCACGTGGACCACGGCAAGACTTCGCTGTTGGACACCATCCGCCACGCGGACGTGGTCAGCGGCGAGGCCGGCGGCATCACCCAGCACATCGGCGCCTACGACGTGCACCTGGCCGACGGCGGACACGTGGTGTTTTTGGACACTCCGGGCCACGAGGCCTTCACCCAGATGCGCTCCCGCGGCGCCCAGGTCACCGACGTGGTGGTCCTGGTGGTGGCGGCGGACGACGGCATCATGGAGCAGACCAAGGAGGCCATCAACCACTCCAAGGCCGCCGAGGTGCCCATCATCGTGGCGGTCAACAAGATCGACAAGCCCGGGGCCGACCCCGAGCGGGCGCGCCGCGAGCTGAGCGATCATGGCCTCATCCCCGAGGACTGGGGCGGAGACACCATCGTGGTGGACGTTTCGGCCAAGACCGGCCAGGGCGTGGACAGCCTGCTGGAGATGCTCCAGTTGCAGTCCGAGGTGCTGGAGCTCACGGCCAACCCCGACAAGCCGGCCCGGGGCCACATCCTGGAGGCGCACCTGGACAAGGGGCGCGGTCCGGTGGGCACGGTTCTGGTGCGCGAGGGCACCCTCAAAAACGGCGACAGCTTCGTTTGCGGCACCTTCGCGGGCAAGGTTCGCTCCATGCTCGACGACCGGGGCAAGCCGGTGGACAGCGCCGGGCCTTCCATTCCGGTGGAGGTGCAGGGCTTCGGCGGCGTGCCCGAAGCGGGCGATGAGTTCGCGGTGGTGGAAAACGACAAGGTGGCCCGCCAGATCGCCGATCACCGCTCCCTGAAGAAGCGCGAGGCCGAGCTTTCGGCCAAGACCAAGACCTCCCTGGAAGGCTTCTTCGAGCAGATGGCCGAAGGCGCGGTGCAGGAGCTCAAGCTGGTGGTCAAGGCCGACGTGCAGGGCTCGGTGGAGGCCCTGGTGGACGCCCTGGGCAAGCTGGGCAACGAGGAGGTGCGGGTCAACGTGATCCACTCCGCCACCGGCGCCATCAACGAATCCGACGTGATGCTGGCCAGCGCTTCGGACGCCATCGTCATCGGCTTCAACGTGCGGCCCATGGGCAAGGTGAGCGAGGTGGCCGAGGCCGAGCGGGTGGACATCCGCGCCTACGAGGTCATCTACCAAATCCTGGACGACGTGACCGCCGCCCTCACCGGCATGCTGGCTCCGGAGTTCAAGGAAGAGGTCATCGGCCGGGCCGAGGTGCGCGACACCTTCGGCGTGCCCAAGATCGGCACCGTGGCCGGCTCCTACGTGACCGACGGCAAGGTGACCCGCGGGGCCAACGTCCGCCTGCTGCGCGACGGCGTGGTGATCGCCAACACCAAGGTGTCGAGCCTCCGGCGCTTCAAGGACGACGTGAAGGAAGTGGCCCAGGGCTTCGAGTGCGGCATCGGCCTGGAGAACTACAACGACATCAAGGTCGGCGACGTGATCGAGTTCTACGTCATCCACGAAGTGGCGGCCACGCTGTAG